GCCGAGGCTGCCATATTCGTCCGGTACATCCCGGCGGGCGTGATCGGCCAGAAGCACGATGCCTTTCTTGCGATCGCCTTCGACGATGTCGAAAGGCGCGAAAACTGTGGATCGGGTCATCGGCTGAAAAACGGTCTGTTCGCGGGCTTCCAGGCGGGGTGGTATCGTCATTCCACGAAGAGGACTGAGGCGCAATGCCGTTGTTTGGCCACGGTTTCTGCAAAAGAATCCCTGATGGGACGACTTACTGCGCGCTGACCCCTTCTAAATCGATTGGAATTGAACAAAACGGCGCGTTGACATGCGCCCGGAGTTTGCTGAAAAGGGGCTTCGAGAGATGCAGATGTGGTTCGCGAAGGGATTTAGAATGGGTTTCGGCGGCAGGCCGAGCAAGCGCTTGACCCTGCCGCTCCTGATCTTTGGCGCGGGCCTCGGCGCGCTTTGCGCGACCTCTTCGGCGCGCGCCGACTTCCGCGTCTGCAACGCGACACAGAATCTGGTGGGCGTCGGAATCGGCTATCGGGCGAAGGCCGGCTGGATCACCGAGGGCTGGTGGCACATCGAAGGGTCGACCTGCAAGACGCTGATCGAGGGGCCTCTGTCATCAAGGTTTTACTATCTTTATGCAGAAGACGCCGAGCGTGGTGGGCGTTGGGACGGCCCGATCAACATGTGCGTGGCCGAAAAAGAGTTCAAGATCGCCGGCGTGAATGATTGCGTCGCCCGGGGCTTTCAGCGCGCCGGATTTCAGGAATATGACACGGGCGAGCAGGCAAGCTGGATGGTCCAGCTGACCGACGAGCCCGCAACGGGAGGCGCGCCAGCGGCCCCCGCTCCGGGAACAAACAATCAATGAGACGTAACCGCAAGGTCAAGATCCTCGCCACCATCGGTCCGGCTTCCTCGTCCGAGGGGATGCTCAAGAGGCTGTTCGAAGCGGGCGCCGATGTCTTCCGCATCAATATGAGCCACACCGACCATGAGCTGATGCGCACGCTCGTCGGCCGCATCCGCGCCGTCGAGGCGGCCGTCGGCCGGCCGATCGGTATTCTCGCCGATTTGCAGGGACCGAAGCTCAGGGTCGGCAAGTTTGCCAACGGCAAGGAAGCGCTGACCGTCGGTCAGACCTTCACGCTCGACGACAATCCGGAACCCGGCACGTCCAGCCGCGTCTACCTGCCGCATCCGGAAATCCTGAGCTCGGTCGAAGCCGGTCATCGTCTTTTGATCGACGACGGCAAGCTGGAGCTCAGGGCGGTGAAGAGCGACGGCAAGTCGATCGTCTGCACAGTGGTCGCCGGCACCTCGATCTCCGACAAGAAGGGCGTCAGCCTGCCCGACACCGACCTGCCGGTCGGCGCGCTGACCGAGAAGGATCGCGCCGATCTCGATGCGGTGCTCGCGGCCAGCGTCGACTGGGTGGCGTTGTCCTTCGTTCAGCGGCCCGAGGATCTGGCCGAAGCGCGCAAGATCGCGCGCGGCCGGGCGCTGATCATGGCCAAGATCGAAAAGCCGCAGGCGGTGGCTCGCCTTGCCGAGATCATCGAGCTCTCGGACGCGCTAATGGTCGCGCGCGGCGATCTCGGCGTCGAGATGCCGCTCGAGGCCGTGCCCGGCATACAGAAGCAGATCACCCGCGCCGCGCGCCGCGCCGGCAAGCCGGTGGTGATCGCGACCCAGATGCTGGAATCGATGATCACCGCGCCGGTGCCGACCCGCGCCGAGGTGTCCGACGTGTCGATCGCCGTATTCGAAGGCGCGGACGCGATCATGCTTTCGGCCGAATCCGCGGCCGGCGCCTATCCGGTCGAAGCGGTCGCCATGATGAACCGCATCGCCACCAAGGTCGAAGCCGACCCGACCTATGCCGGCATCATCAACGCGCAGCGCTCGGAGCCGGAAGCGACCGGGGCGGATGCGATTTCGCTCGCCGCGCGCGAGATCGCCGAGACGCTGAAACTGTCGGCGATCATCTCCTACACGGCTTCCGGCACCACGGGCCTGCGCGCCGCGCGCGAGCGCCCGCAGGTGCCGATCGTGGCGCTGTCGCCGATCGTCAACACGGCGCGCCGGCTGTCGCTCCTGTGGGGCACGCATTGCGTGGTTTCGGAGGACGCCACCGACCTCGACGACATGGTCGACCGCGCCTGCCGCATCGCGCTGGAAGAGGGCTTCGGCAAGCCGGGCGACCGCGTCATCATCACCGCGGGCGTGCCGCTGAGGACGCCAGGCTCGACCAATATGCTGCGCATTGCCTATGTCGGGTCGGAGACGCACTGATCTGCAGCATCAGTGATCCGTACCGTCAGCCCGGCGCCAGTTCGGCGTCCGGCACCTTGAGTTCCGGATATCTGCCGGCGCCTTGCGCGTCACCAGCGATACGGCTTTCCACGGCGCTCGCCATCGCCTGCAAGTCGACGGGCGCGCCGGCAGCCCTCTCGACGGCGCCGACGACGAGGCCGGGAGCGGTCCAGTCGGGCTTGTGGCCGAGATTGCGGACCCAGACCAGCTCGGCGCCGGGGATGTCGCGTCCGAGGCCGACGGAATGGATGGTGGCGTAGACCACCTTGTCGCGATCGCCCGAGATGACGACCGTCGGCGCCCTGATCTCGCGGTAGCCCGGCGAAGCCGCGCGCACATAATCGTAGAGCTGTGCCACATCACGGGCGTTGGCGCGGAACGCGCGCGGCCTCAGCACCAATGGGATCGCGGCCTTGCCGATATAATCGCCCGGCATATGGTTTGGCGAAAAGACACAGGCCGTCGCGCTGCCGATCTGCAGCATGCCGGCGGGGTAGGCAACCGTCTCGGAAAACAGCCAGCCGACCGCCGGAACGGCCGTCAGCCTATAGTACCAGGCGGTCGCGCCGCCCGGCCAGGGATGACTGACGGGCGCCAGGAAGACGAGGCCGAGCGTCTTTTCCGGATGCTCGCGGGCAAAGGCGGTGGTGATCGCGCCGCCGAAGGAATGGCCGACGATAATCGCCCCAGTGATGCCAAGGCGATCCATCAGCGCGGCGACGGTGTCCGCCTGTGCCGCCAGCGTTTCGTTGCGGCCCGATCCGCGCTCGGACCAGCCGAGGCCGGGCCGATCGAGGAACAGCAGCTCGGCACGGCCCTCGAGCAGCGGCCTCAGCGGCAACATCTGATCCTTCAGATTGGCGCTGGCGCCATGGATGAAGACGACCGGCGGCAGGTCGGCGCCGGCAGGTGCCGGAATGTGGACATAGTGGATGCGGGCGCCGTCGATGTCGGCGAATTCACCGACCGGAGGGTTGCGGCGCTCGATCAGCCGGACACCGGCACGGGTGATGCCGGCAAGGGCGAAGAGGAGCGCAATGAGGAAGAGAAAGGCAGCGCAGATGAGGTTCATGCGGGGAGATAAGTGTAGGGGAGTAGGGGAGTAGGGGAGGTGTTTCTGAGCCTTTTCCCCTACTCCCCTACTCCCTCAAATGAATCAAATGCCTTCGCCGGCCAGCTCTTCCGAAAGCGTCGAAACCTGGTCCTGGGCGCTGCGCATCATCGGATAGATGGCGAGCACCTTCTGCCAGGCTTCCAGCGCGGACTGCTTGTGGCCGGTTTCGGCCATGATTTGCGCCAAGCCGGAAAGGGCGCCGAAATGGCGGGGTTCGAGATGCAGCGTGTGGTCAATGTCCGACATCGACTTCCCGTAATTCTTCATCAGGAAATGCACCGTGGCGCGGCGGTTCCAGCCTTCGGCATAGCTGGGCTGCAAGGTCACCACCTGGTCGAGGAAGTCGAGCGCAACGTCGAATTTCTGGTCTTCCGTCGCCTTCTGCGCCCACTGCATCATCAGGTCGATGGAGGCGCTGCCGGACTGGTTCCACTCATTCCAGATGCGGCCGGCGATGCGTTCGGCGGCCTTTTCGTTGCGCTCGCGCTTGAGATCGACAAAGAGCTGGTCGAGTCGTCCTTGCCTGGTCGAGGCGACCGGCGGCGGCGTAATGGCGGGCGGCGGCGAATTGGTGGGCGGTTGGGCGGCGGGCGGCGAGGCGGGCTCCTGAGCCCATGCGGGCATGGCTGTGCCGAGGAGGAGCAGGGCGGTGAAAGAAGCAAAAAGAATCCGCATCGCCGGAATCTAATGCCGGACGGCGGATCGTCAAAATGATTTTAGCGTGAGAAGGCCGGCGAACCGGCAATCGACATCGACAGAGCGCTGCGTCTTTGGTTTTGTGCATGCCGTCTCGACATGCACAAGCCGCGCGCAAGCGTCAGCCCTGGCGCGCCTTGTAGCGCGGAGCGGTCTTGTTGATGATGTAGATGCGTCCCTTGCGGCGAACCAGCCGGTTGTCGCGGTGACGCGCCTTGAGCGCCTTGAGCGAATTCTTGATCTTCATGGTCTTGCCTGTTCGGTCGGGGGCCCGGTCCCGGGCCGAATTTTAAAGGCGCGCCCGAAAAAGCGCGCCTTTGAACTTGCGTGGCTCATAAACGAGGAGCCTTGCCCATGTCAACCGCAAGCGCGCAACTCGGACGCCGCGAACGGCGCACCTCATCAAATATTCGCCATCGGAGTCGCGCCGCATTGCGCGACTCAGGAGCGGCTGGAATGTTGGCGCGACGCAAAGCGATTGGAGATCCAGCATGCGCCGTCTCTTTCTGCCCGCCTGCCTTATCCTCTTCGCGACGGCTTCGGCTGCGTGGGCCGAGGACTGCGACCGCAGCGACGACAGCCAGTCGATGATGAATATCTGCGCCGATGCCGACTATCAGGCGGCCGACGCCAAGCTCAACGCCACCTACAAGGATATCGTCGGCCGCAACGACGAGAAGGCCAATAAGCTGCTGCAGACGTCGCAGCGCGCCTGGATCGCCTTCCGCGACGCCGAATGCGCCTATTCGACCGCCGACAGCGAGGGCGGCTCGATCCACCCGATGGAGCTTTCGCAGTGCCTGACCGAGCTCACCAACGAGCGCATCAAGCAGCTCACCTCTGGCCCCAACTGCCAGGAAGGCGATCCGAGCTGCGCCAGCCCGGACGAAGACGAAGACCAGGACGTGCAGTAGGCGCGGAGCTAAAGCATGTCTCCCGTAAGTGGGAACCGGTTTCGGGACAAAGACATGCGCAAAATCAAAAGCCTCTGTTCGTCGCAATTCCGGACGGAAAACCGCGATGTACTTTTCCTGGAATTGCTTCAGCGCCTGATCCGGGTGAAATGGCCCATCTTGCGGCCGGGGCGTGACTCCGCCTTGCCGTAGAGATGCAGCATCACATCGGGCTCCGCGAGCAGCGCCGGCACCTTCAGCATGTCGTCGCCGACCAGGTTTTCCATCACGCAGTCGCAATGCCTGGCAGGCGAGCCCAGCGGCAGGCCGGCTACGGCGCGGATATGCTGCTCGAACTGCGAGACGGCGCAGGCCGCTTCCGTCCAGTGGCCGGAATTGTGGACGCGCGGCGCCAGCTCGTTGGCCAGCAGCGAGCCGTCGGCAAGGACGAAGAACTCGACGCCGATGACGCCGACATAGTCGAGCGCCGCGAGGATTTTTGCCGCCGCATCCTTGGCTGCCGCGGCGGTTTCCGGACCGATGCCGGCCGGTATCGTCGATGTGCGCAAGATACCGTCGCGATGGACGTTCTCGGCCGGATCGTAAGCGGCGACGCTCCCGTCAAGCCCACGCGCGGCGATCACCGAAATCTCGCGCTCGAAGGCGACGAGCGATTCGAGGATCAGCGGCACATTGCCCATCGCCTCGCAGGTGCCGGCAAAGCCGCCTGTCTCCATGTTGCGGAAGACGCGCTGGCCCTTGCCGTCATAGCCCAGGCGTCGCGTTTTCAGCACGCCGCTGCCGTTGAATTTCTTCAGCACCAGCGTCAGCTGGTCATCATTGTCGACGGGGCAGAATTCGGCCGTCGGAATGCCGATGCCGTTCAGAAAACTCTTCTCGGCCACGCGATCCTGCGCAACTTCGAGCGCGCGGGGCGGCGGATAGACCGGGACGCGCGCGGCGAGCATTTCCGCGGCTCGAACCGGGACATTCTCGAATTCGTAGGTGACGACGGCGCTGGCGGCAGCCAGCTCGGCAAGCTCCGTCGGATCGTCGTAGGCCGCGGTGATCTGCCGATTGGCGACCTGTGCCGCCGGGCAGTCGGCCTGCGGCTCAAGCACGATCGTGCGATAGCCGAGACGAGCGGCCGCCATTGCCAGCATGCGGCCGAGCTGGCCACCACCGATGATGCCGATGGTCGATCCCGGAGCCAGGCTCACGGCGTATCCGCCGGCTCGCTAGCGACCTTGGCGGTCTGGGCGGCGCGCCAGGCGTCGAGCCGCGCGGCGAGCTTGTCATCATTGAGCGCCAGCACAGCCGCGGCAAGAAGCGCCGCGTTGGCGGCGCCCGCCTTGCCGATCGCCAGCGTGCCGACGGGAATGCCGGCCGGCATCTGCACGATGGAGAGCAGCGAATCCTGCCCGGACAATGCCTTGGATTCGACCGGAACGCCGAAGACGGGCAGCGGCGTCATCGCCGCCGTCATGCCGGGCAGGTGCGCGGCGCCGCCGGCGCCGGCGATGATCACCTTGTAGCCGGCCGCCTTGGCGCCCTTGGCGAATTCATAGAGGCGGTCGGGCGTGCGGTGCGCCGAGACGATCAGCCTTTTGTGCGGGATGCCCAGCGCATCCAGCGTTTCGGCCGCCTGGCGCATCGTCGCCCAGTCGGACTGGCTGCCCATGATGATGGCGACGTCGGCACGCTGATCGGTCAAGGTTTTCGCTCCGCGGCGGCAAAGGCGCGCCTTAGCGGAATTCGCCGGCAGCCGCAAGGATTGTCGCGGCTGCCTGCATAGCCGATAGAACCTAGTCCGGCCAGCGCAGCGCGCCGGCCGAATCCTTGCGCGCGGCTTTCATCGCGTCGGCCGGACGCTCCTTCGCGGTCAGCACGGCGCGAAGCTGCTCGGCGACGATCTCGGCCTCGCCGGGATGCAGGTTGCAGGGGTCGAGGAAGAAGTGGCCGCGCTCGACCTCGTGGTTGCGCACGATGACGGGCGGCGAACCGGCGGCGAGCGCGGAGGCAAGGCCGGCGGCGGTGAAGCGGCTTTCCGGCCGCACGAAGACCTGCAGGCGGTCGAGCGGGTTCGCGGTCGGATCAGGGACGATCTGGGCGCCGATGCCGGGAATGCCTTGCAGCGCATCCTTCCACAGATTGAGCGCCGCCTCCTCGCGCCGGCGGATGCCGGCATGGTCGCGCTTCTCCCAGGCTTCGAGCGCCGCCATGGTGCCGGCGATGCTCTCCTTGCCGACTTTCATGGCGCGCGCGACGCCGCGGTTCTGCAGATAGGCTGCGCGCACCAGGTCCTTGCGGCCGGTGACGATGCCGCTGGTCGGGCCGCTCAGGAATTTGTGGCCGCTATAGACGACGATGTCGGCGCCGCGCGCCAGGAAACTGCGCAGATCATATTCCGAGGCCGCGTCGACGATCACCGGAATGTTTTTGGCGTGACAAATCTCGCAGAACTCCTCCAGCGATAGCATGCCGTATTGCACCGTATGGTGCGCGACGACGTAGAGTGCCGCCGCCGTGCGCTCGTTGATCGCCTCGCGCACGTGATAGTCCTGGGTGACGCTGACGGTGCCGGCGGGGATGACCTTGGCGCCGGCGACGCGGATCGACTGGTCGATCGGCGCGCCGTAATTGACGATATGGCCGAGCTGGATCACGACCTCCGACTTCAGGCCTTCGGTGTCGTCCGGCAGCCGTTCGATCGCCAGAAGGTTGGTGCCCGTCATCGCGCCGGCGATCGCCATGGTGATGCCCGAGGCGCAGCAGGCGGTGATGAAGCCGGCCTCACCGCCGGTCAGGCGCGCGACGATGGTGCTCGCGGCGCGCTGCAGATCGTCCATCTCCACCCATTGCGAGGCGATCTCGGCCATGGCGCTGATCGCCTCGGGAACAATGATCGAGGCGCCGAGCGAGGTCATCGTGCCGGAGACGTTGATGATGGGCCTCAACCCTAGGCGCTCGCGGATCGTGGTGTTGGAGCCAGTATCGGAATAGGTTTTCATGGCAGCAGATCCTAATGTCAGGCGGCGATCTCGACGATCGCTTCGATTTCGACGGTGATGTTCCCAGGCAGCGAGCCGACGCCGATCGCCGAGCGCGCATGGCCGCCGATCTTGTCGAAGACATCGGCGAAGAGATCGGAACAGCCGTTGACCACTTTCGGGTGGTCGCTGAAGGTGGGCGTCGCGTTGACGAAGCCGAGCAGCTTGACGACGCGCACGATGCGGCCGAGGTCGCCCGCCGCCGCATGCATGACGGCGAGCAGGTTGAGGCCGGTGAGGCGGGCATGCTCGTAGGCCTGCTCGACGGTCACGTCCTCGCCGACCTTGCCGGTGCAAAGCGTGCCGTCGGCGCGCAACGGCCCCTGGCCGGACAGGAAGATCAGCCGGCCGCTCTCGGCATGGGTGACGAAGTTGGCGATGGGCGTCGGCGGCTCGGGCAGCGTCAGGCCGAGTTCGGCGAGCCGGGTGTAAGGCGTCATGGAAGAGGGCTCCCTTGGATGGCCTTGGCCATCCGATGTCAAAGGTGAATGGCTTGCGTCATCCGATTTCAGAAATGCGAGGCGCGGAAGCGCGCCAGGAAGGTGCGGAGGCGTTCGTTGGTGGTCTCCGCGGCGAGAACCTCCTTGGGCGGACCGACGGCGCTGACGCCGCCATCGGCCATGAAGACGATGCGGCTGGACGCGTCGCGGGCGAAGGCCATTTCATGCGTCACCATCACCATGGTCATGCCGTCCTCGGCCAGGCTGCGCACGACGGCCAGCACCTCGCCGACGAGCTCGGGATCGAGCGCCGAGGTGATCTCGTCGAGCAGCAGGATTTTCGGTTCCATGGCGACGGCTCGGGCGATGCCGACGCGCTGCTGCTGGCCGCCGGAAAGTTCCGCGGGCAGGCTGTCGGCCTTGTGGGCGAGGCCGACGCGGCCCAGCCAATGCTCGGCTATCGAGCGCGCCTCCGTCTTGCTCTTGCCGCGCACCTTGGTGAGGCCGAGCATGATGTTGCCGGCCGCCGTCAGATGCGGGAACAGATTGAAGCCCTGGAACACCATGCCGGTCTCGGCGCGCATCGCGGCCAAGTCGCGCTCGCTGCGGCGCTGGCGCGCGCCGCCGTCGCGGAAACCGACCTCCTTGCCATCGATGCGGATCGAGCCGCTGTCGTAGCTTTCGAGGAAGTTGACGCAGCGCAGCAGCGTGGTCTTGCCGCTGCCGGACGGGCCGATGACGGTGACCACCTCGCCCTTCGCCACCGTGAGGCTGACGGAGCGCAGCACCTCGACGGAGCCGAAGGATTTCGAGACCTTGGCTATGTCGAGAAGCGCTAGACTGTCGTGGGAACTGGTGGCCATCGTGCTATTCCCGGATGAAGGCGAAGCGCCGCTCGAGCCGTCGGCTGGCGAGCGAAAGCGCGTAGTTGACGGCGAAATAGAGAAGAGCGCCGAGGATATAGAGCGGCATCGCCTCATAGGTGCGGCCGATGACCTGATTGATGGCCTGCATCAGATCGGTGATGCCGAGCAGCGAGACCAGCGCGCTGCCTTTCACCGCGTCGGTGACGCCGTTGATCCAAGGCGGCAGGAAGCGGCGGAAGGCCTGCGGAAAGATGACGTAGGCAAGCCGCTGCCGGAAGGTCAGGCCGATCGCCATCGCCGCTTCGGACTGGCCCTTCGGAATGGAGGCGACAGCGCCGCGCAGATATTCGACGACCTGAGCGGTCTTGAACAGAGTGAGCGCGAGCACCGCGGCCCAGAAGGACTGGAGATGCACGCCGACCGCCGGCAGGCCGTAATAGACGAAGAAGATCAGCACCAGGATCGGGATGCCGCGAATGGTGTCGCTGAAGATGCGCACCGCCCAGCGCAGCGGCGCCGGGCCATAGACCAAGCCTACGCCGAGGATGACGCCGGCAATCAGCGACAGCACCACAACCAGCAGAGACACCCAAAGCGTCAGCGCGAAGCCTTCGGCGAGGAACGGCAGGGCGTAGGCGATCTGGCCGAACATCAGCGCGCCGTCCTGTACCAGCGCTCGACCTGGCGCAACGCGAAGAGCAGGGCGTAGCCCGTCAACAGATACATCGCCGTCACCACCAGATAGACCTCGACGATGCGGAAGGTGTTGAAGTTGATCCACTGTGCGCCATAGGTCAGCTCCGGCACCGAGATGACGGAAGCGACGGAGGTGTCCTTGAACAGCGAGATGAAAGTGTTGGAGAGCGCCGGCAGCGTGATGCGCATCATCGTCGGCAAGCGCACATGGACAAGCCGCTGCCAGGGCGTGAGCCCGATCGCCTTGCCGGCGTCGATCTGGCCGCGCGGCACGGCCTCCAGGCCGGAGCGAAACACCTCGACCAGATAGGCGCCGCTGTAGAGGGAAAGTGTCGCGACGAAGGAGGTCTGCGCGCTGTAGACGAGGTCGACGACGGTCGGCAGGCCGTAGAAGACCAGATAGACCAGCAGGATCAGCGGCACGTTGCGAATGAATTCGACGTAAGCCGCGATGATGCCGCGCACGACGCGGCCGGCCGAGACATACCAGACGGCCAGCACCAGCCCGATGACGATGCCGATGGCGATCGAGATCACGGCAAGCTCGAGGCTGAGCAGCAAGCCGCCCCACAGCTTGTCGAAGTGCCGCCAGATCAGGTTGAAGTTGAGCGTATAGCCCATGCGTCCGTCTCAATGGCCTGCGGTGACGAGCATAGGATTCGTCCTCCGCATGGCCCGTGTCGAGGAGAAACAGACGGAAGAGCGTTTGCGCGCCCTTCCGCCGACTTGTCTGACCGCTTGGTCAGATAACGGGGAAGCCCGGGTGACGTGGCGGCGGCTCCTGGCCGAAATATTCCTTGAAGGCGGCATCGTAGAGTGCCGTCTCGTGGCCGAACATGGCGATGGTGAAGGTCTGGTTGACATAGGTCAGCCAGTCGAGATCGCCCTGGCGGACCGCCGCGCCGTAAAGCATCGAATACCAGCTCTTGCCGGCATCGAAATATTTGTCCGGATTGCGCGAGGCGAGCCAGCGCACGGTGGAGAGGTCGACCGCGGCGGCGTCGACGCGCTTCGATTCCAGCGCCTGGAGCACGTTGGCCTGGGTGTCGATCTGCATCACCTGCGCCTGCGGCAGGGCAAAGTGGACCGAGCTTTCGGCATCGACATTCTGCAGGATCGAGACGCGGGTGGCCGGGCCTCCCGCAAGCAGCTTGTCGAAGGTCTTGTTCTCCGAGCCGGGCAGCGTCAGCAGCGCGACGCCTTCGACATAGTAGGGCCGCGAGAAGTGGATCAGCTGCGAGCGCTGCGCGGTCATGGTCATGAACTGGATGGTGATGTCGACCTTGTTGGTGGTCACGTTCGGAATGCGCTGCGCCGGGTCCTGCATGACGAACTCGACCTTGGTCGGATCATCGAAGAGGCCCTTGGCGAGGATACGGCCCATGGTGATGTCCATGCCGACCAGCTCGCCGGCATCGTTCTCGAAATGCCAGGGCGCATTGGTGCTGCCGGTGCCGACGATGAGCTTACCGCGATCGAGCGCGGTGCGCAGCACGCTGTCGGATGCGGCCTGCGCGGCTGCCTTTTCGGCGCTGATCGCGGTGAGCGCGCCGGCGGTGGCAAGTCCCGCCATTCCCAATTTCAGAAAATCACGTCTTCCGGATGTGTCGTTCACAGCGACCTCCTTTCGTGGTGTGTTCCCCAATGAAGCAGCGATACTTGCGTCCGTCGTCATTTGTCTCTTACAAGAGACGCGTGTATCCTGTACAAGACAGATACTAGCATTAGGAATTTGCAATGCAAGATGGCGAGACACTGACCGGGTGGCCGGCCGCTGGCATGGACGAGGAGAAGCCCGCGAATTCGCGCGAGAAGGGCCTCAACCGGGTGCTTCACATTCTGGAATTCCTGCATGCCAACCAGCGCGCGATCGGCATCGGTGAGCTGGCGAAAGGCCTCAACGCGCCACGCTCGACGACCTACACGCTGGTGCGCGAGCTGGTCGAGGCCGGGCTGCTGGAGATGGAAGGCGACGGCAACCGCGTCTATTTCGGCAAGAAGCTCTACCTCTATGGAATGGCCTATATGCGCGGCAACGATCTGCTCAGGCGCGGTCGGCAGGAGGTCGACACGCTGTCGCGCGAGACGGGCGAAACCTCGGAACTGTGCATGCTGCAGAGCGGCCGCTACACGATCGTCCATTCGAGCCCGGGCACCAGGCCGTTCCGCATCAGCTCGGCCACCGGCCTGCAGATACCGCTTCCCTGGACCGCTTCCGGCCGGCTGCTGCTTGCCGGCCTGGAACGGAGCCGGATCGAAGCCATGATCTCGCAGGACGATCTCGTGCTGCCGGACGGCCGCAAGATCGAGCTCGACGATTTCATCGACGACATCGGAAAAGCCCGCGTCACCGGCTATTGCGTGACGTCGGGCCTCGTCGACGCCTACACCAAATGCCTGGCGGCGCCGGTCTTCTCGGCGCCCGGCAAGGTCGAGGCGACGATGTGCCTGGTGGTTCCGATCGACACCTCGGAAGAGCGGACAGGCGAACTGGTGGCGCTGCTGCGCGAGCGCGCCGCGCGGCTGTCGATCTCGTAGCGAAGGAAA
The window above is part of the Mesorhizobium sp. WSM4904 genome. Proteins encoded here:
- the ykgO gene encoding type B 50S ribosomal protein L36, with the protein product MKIKNSLKALKARHRDNRLVRRKGRIYIINKTAPRYKARQG
- a CDS encoding 5-(carboxyamino)imidazole ribonucleotide synthase; translated protein: MSLAPGSTIGIIGGGQLGRMLAMAAARLGYRTIVLEPQADCPAAQVANRQITAAYDDPTELAELAAASAVVTYEFENVPVRAAEMLAARVPVYPPPRALEVAQDRVAEKSFLNGIGIPTAEFCPVDNDDQLTLVLKKFNGSGVLKTRRLGYDGKGQRVFRNMETGGFAGTCEAMGNVPLILESLVAFEREISVIAARGLDGSVAAYDPAENVHRDGILRTSTIPAGIGPETAAAAKDAAAKILAALDYVGVIGVEFFVLADGSLLANELAPRVHNSGHWTEAACAVSQFEQHIRAVAGLPLGSPARHCDCVMENLVGDDMLKVPALLAEPDVMLHLYGKAESRPGRKMGHFTRIRR
- a CDS encoding alpha/beta hydrolase; translation: MNLICAAFLFLIALLFALAGITRAGVRLIERRNPPVGEFADIDGARIHYVHIPAPAGADLPPVVFIHGASANLKDQMLPLRPLLEGRAELLFLDRPGLGWSERGSGRNETLAAQADTVAALMDRLGITGAIIVGHSFGGAITTAFAREHPEKTLGLVFLAPVSHPWPGGATAWYYRLTAVPAVGWLFSETVAYPAGMLQIGSATACVFSPNHMPGDYIGKAAIPLVLRPRAFRANARDVAQLYDYVRAASPGYREIRAPTVVISGDRDKVVYATIHSVGLGRDIPGAELVWVRNLGHKPDWTAPGLVVGAVERAAGAPVDLQAMASAVESRIAGDAQGAGRYPELKVPDAELAPG
- a CDS encoding aminotransferase class V-fold PLP-dependent enzyme, coding for MKTYSDTGSNTTIRERLGLRPIINVSGTMTSLGASIIVPEAISAMAEIASQWVEMDDLQRAASTIVARLTGGEAGFITACCASGITMAIAGAMTGTNLLAIERLPDDTEGLKSEVVIQLGHIVNYGAPIDQSIRVAGAKVIPAGTVSVTQDYHVREAINERTAAALYVVAHHTVQYGMLSLEEFCEICHAKNIPVIVDAASEYDLRSFLARGADIVVYSGHKFLSGPTSGIVTGRKDLVRAAYLQNRGVARAMKVGKESIAGTMAALEAWEKRDHAGIRRREEAALNLWKDALQGIPGIGAQIVPDPTANPLDRLQVFVRPESRFTAAGLASALAAGSPPVIVRNHEVERGHFFLDPCNLHPGEAEIVAEQLRAVLTAKERPADAMKAARKDSAGALRWPD
- the pyk gene encoding pyruvate kinase; translation: MRRNRKVKILATIGPASSSEGMLKRLFEAGADVFRINMSHTDHELMRTLVGRIRAVEAAVGRPIGILADLQGPKLRVGKFANGKEALTVGQTFTLDDNPEPGTSSRVYLPHPEILSSVEAGHRLLIDDGKLELRAVKSDGKSIVCTVVAGTSISDKKGVSLPDTDLPVGALTEKDRADLDAVLAASVDWVALSFVQRPEDLAEARKIARGRALIMAKIEKPQAVARLAEIIELSDALMVARGDLGVEMPLEAVPGIQKQITRAARRAGKPVVIATQMLESMITAPVPTRAEVSDVSIAVFEGADAIMLSAESAAGAYPVEAVAMMNRIATKVEADPTYAGIINAQRSEPEATGADAISLAAREIAETLKLSAIISYTASGTTGLRAARERPQVPIVALSPIVNTARRLSLLWGTHCVVSEDATDLDDMVDRACRIALEEGFGKPGDRVIITAGVPLRTPGSTNMLRIAYVGSETH
- a CDS encoding DUF1036 domain-containing protein, whose protein sequence is MWFAKGFRMGFGGRPSKRLTLPLLIFGAGLGALCATSSARADFRVCNATQNLVGVGIGYRAKAGWITEGWWHIEGSTCKTLIEGPLSSRFYYLYAEDAERGGRWDGPINMCVAEKEFKIAGVNDCVARGFQRAGFQEYDTGEQASWMVQLTDEPATGGAPAAPAPGTNNQ
- a CDS encoding amino acid ABC transporter ATP-binding protein; this encodes MATSSHDSLALLDIAKVSKSFGSVEVLRSVSLTVAKGEVVTVIGPSGSGKTTLLRCVNFLESYDSGSIRIDGKEVGFRDGGARQRRSERDLAAMRAETGMVFQGFNLFPHLTAAGNIMLGLTKVRGKSKTEARSIAEHWLGRVGLAHKADSLPAELSGGQQQRVGIARAVAMEPKILLLDEITSALDPELVGEVLAVVRSLAEDGMTMVMVTHEMAFARDASSRIVFMADGGVSAVGPPKEVLAAETTNERLRTFLARFRASHF
- a CDS encoding amino acid ABC transporter permease; this encodes MFGQIAYALPFLAEGFALTLWVSLLVVVLSLIAGVILGVGLVYGPAPLRWAVRIFSDTIRGIPILVLIFFVYYGLPAVGVHLQSFWAAVLALTLFKTAQVVEYLRGAVASIPKGQSEAAMAIGLTFRQRLAYVIFPQAFRRFLPPWINGVTDAVKGSALVSLLGITDLMQAINQVIGRTYEAMPLYILGALLYFAVNYALSLASRRLERRFAFIRE
- the purE gene encoding 5-(carboxyamino)imidazole ribonucleotide mutase translates to MTDQRADVAIIMGSQSDWATMRQAAETLDALGIPHKRLIVSAHRTPDRLYEFAKGAKAAGYKVIIAGAGGAAHLPGMTAAMTPLPVFGVPVESKALSGQDSLLSIVQMPAGIPVGTLAIGKAGAANAALLAAAVLALNDDKLAARLDAWRAAQTAKVASEPADTP
- a CDS encoding RidA family protein, which gives rise to MTPYTRLAELGLTLPEPPTPIANFVTHAESGRLIFLSGQGPLRADGTLCTGKVGEDVTVEQAYEHARLTGLNLLAVMHAAAGDLGRIVRVVKLLGFVNATPTFSDHPKVVNGCSDLFADVFDKIGGHARSAIGVGSLPGNITVEIEAIVEIAA
- a CDS encoding lysozyme inhibitor LprI family protein, encoding MRRLFLPACLILFATASAAWAEDCDRSDDSQSMMNICADADYQAADAKLNATYKDIVGRNDEKANKLLQTSQRAWIAFRDAECAYSTADSEGGSIHPMELSQCLTELTNERIKQLTSGPNCQEGDPSCASPDEDEDQDVQ